Proteins encoded within one genomic window of Desulfosalsimonas propionicica:
- the bzaD gene encoding B12 lower ligand biosynthesis radical SAM protein BzaD: MKVLLVQAPSVESASSERVYPLGLVTLATHLTRAGHRVAMVDMNIESDAYGALKDKLLAQRPDVAAISLRNIDPLANKTSSLFPPFVVAVRMIHALLPDTPVIAGGSGFSLFPQRIMEEVPEIRYGIQGEAEHSLPGLLDSFDRPGDLPGLCSRRDGRVVVNPPSRDFRFEDYIVPDRSLLSPETYGGINSYAPVFGIETKRGCPLSCVYCVYPRLQGRAVRCRPPADVVDEIEMLQKKYGLRVFHFNDPVVNLPVGHLEEICQEILKRGLQINWTGFFREDVLDAEKVRLYEKSGLNCFSFSPDGLCTGSLKVLEKKLEVSDIIRAAELTAQTNIVAVYHFLANVPGENKETIRQGKALIERLYAIHTPKRNLGAIVLNNIRIMPGTPIEAIARDQGEIDENTDLLYPVYYNPGKYQTLRYELEIEHATRNVLMWQKVTT; the protein is encoded by the coding sequence ATGAAAGTTCTTTTGGTACAGGCACCATCTGTTGAGAGTGCGAGCTCGGAGCGTGTCTATCCGCTCGGCCTTGTCACCCTGGCGACACACCTGACGCGGGCCGGACACCGGGTGGCGATGGTGGATATGAACATAGAAAGCGATGCATACGGCGCTTTAAAGGATAAGCTGCTGGCGCAAAGACCGGATGTGGCGGCAATATCGCTGCGGAATATAGACCCGCTGGCCAACAAGACCAGTTCCCTGTTCCCGCCCTTTGTGGTGGCCGTGCGAATGATACACGCACTGCTGCCAGACACCCCTGTCATAGCCGGCGGGAGCGGTTTTTCGCTTTTTCCCCAGCGTATTATGGAGGAGGTTCCTGAAATCCGGTATGGTATACAGGGGGAAGCCGAGCATTCTCTCCCCGGGCTCCTGGACAGCTTTGACCGGCCGGGCGACCTGCCCGGCCTGTGCAGCCGGCGGGATGGCCGGGTGGTGGTCAACCCGCCGTCCAGGGACTTCAGATTTGAAGACTATATCGTCCCTGACCGCAGCCTGCTGTCTCCTGAGACGTATGGCGGCATCAACAGCTACGCGCCGGTCTTTGGCATAGAGACCAAGCGGGGCTGCCCCTTAAGCTGCGTCTACTGCGTCTATCCCCGGCTGCAGGGCAGGGCTGTACGCTGCCGACCTCCGGCCGATGTGGTCGACGAGATAGAAATGCTTCAAAAAAAATATGGCCTGCGCGTTTTTCATTTCAACGATCCGGTGGTCAACCTGCCGGTTGGCCATCTGGAGGAAATCTGCCAGGAGATTCTGAAAAGAGGATTGCAGATCAATTGGACCGGCTTTTTCCGCGAAGATGTACTGGACGCCGAAAAGGTCAGGCTCTATGAAAAGTCAGGCCTGAATTGCTTTTCTTTCTCCCCGGACGGCCTCTGCACAGGCTCGCTAAAGGTGCTGGAAAAGAAGCTGGAAGTCTCTGATATCATCAGGGCCGCAGAGCTGACAGCACAGACCAATATAGTGGCCGTCTATCACTTCCTGGCCAATGTGCCTGGTGAAAACAAAGAGACGATTCGACAGGGCAAGGCGCTGATAGAGCGGCTATACGCCATCCACACCCCAAAGCGAAACCTGGGCGCCATTGTGCTCAACAATATCCGCATTATGCCGGGAACACCCATTGAAGCTATCGCCAGGGACCAGGGCGAGATAGATGAAAATACAGACCTGTTATACCCGGTCTACTACAATCCCGGCAAGTACCAGACACTCAGGTATGAACTGGAAATCGAGCACGCCACAAGGAATGTGCTGATGTGGCAGAAAGTGACAACTTAA
- a CDS encoding B12-binding domain-containing radical SAM protein gives MKILLLEHPRQIASCRCNDIANTPLASSLITGSVAGMLQSRGHQISIVEGFLDGLNYNDIYEKVVSFKPAVMGVHMVYNWEDNQQLYTFIRRLKSKGLVDKIVGYGYYPTFACQEILAFCPEFDGLLVGEPEQTFAEWLETGKPVAGMAWRDSRGGINMLRREPIADLDALPDPVRTEAMMRMGEVNIEGSRGCYGRCVFCYINPYYGDDSRWRPKSPERIIREIDSIIDKYGSKKFYFTDPNFFGPGQMGQRRSLKLAALLKDRNICFGIEGRVNDIHQQTISALVEAGLEQILVGLESGRDESLKRLNKLTTVAQNERALQILRQNGIEPNVGFIMFEPDSSLADIRTNFEFLRRNDLLKNIFITANVLYHPQIVLQGTPAYRNLQQQGRLNLKATTYESETDFKVPEVARLSAIMARVTNYFFVKVDEVWQGRLTEPANAADLYQAINQLLVGCFEKSLSRLEAGDAMDDTAAAEAIDKVKAEIGAVFEQFIRNEDGCGLSAAPGKGCA, from the coding sequence ATGAAAATTTTGCTTCTGGAGCACCCGCGGCAGATTGCCTCATGCCGCTGCAACGACATCGCCAACACCCCGCTGGCTTCCAGCCTGATTACCGGCTCTGTTGCCGGGATGCTGCAAAGCCGGGGACACCAAATCAGCATCGTTGAAGGGTTTTTGGACGGGCTGAACTACAATGATATTTATGAAAAAGTCGTATCTTTCAAGCCGGCAGTGATGGGTGTCCATATGGTCTATAACTGGGAGGACAACCAGCAGCTGTATACCTTTATCAGGCGATTGAAGAGCAAAGGGCTGGTAGATAAAATAGTCGGCTACGGCTACTACCCCACCTTTGCCTGCCAGGAAATCCTGGCGTTCTGCCCGGAGTTTGACGGGCTGCTGGTGGGTGAGCCGGAGCAAACCTTCGCCGAGTGGCTGGAAACCGGAAAGCCGGTGGCAGGTATGGCCTGGCGGGACAGCCGCGGAGGCATAAACATGCTCCGCCGTGAGCCGATAGCGGATCTGGATGCGCTGCCCGACCCCGTCCGCACCGAGGCCATGATGCGTATGGGCGAGGTAAATATAGAGGGCAGCCGCGGCTGCTACGGGAGGTGCGTCTTTTGCTACATCAATCCCTATTACGGGGATGACTCCCGCTGGCGTCCAAAAAGTCCGGAGCGCATCATCCGGGAGATTGACAGCATAATAGACAAATACGGATCAAAGAAGTTCTACTTCACCGACCCCAACTTCTTCGGCCCGGGCCAGATGGGGCAGCGGCGTTCACTGAAGCTGGCGGCGCTGCTCAAGGACAGAAACATTTGCTTCGGCATTGAGGGCCGGGTCAATGATATCCACCAGCAGACAATTTCTGCGCTGGTGGAGGCCGGCCTGGAGCAAATCCTTGTTGGGCTGGAAAGCGGCCGCGATGAATCCCTGAAGCGGCTTAACAAGCTGACCACGGTGGCGCAAAATGAGAGGGCGCTTCAAATCCTGCGCCAAAACGGCATTGAGCCCAATGTCGGCTTTATAATGTTTGAGCCGGATTCCTCCCTGGCCGATATTCGAACCAATTTTGAGTTTCTCAGGCGCAATGACCTCCTGAAAAATATCTTTATAACCGCAAATGTGCTTTACCACCCCCAGATTGTGCTTCAGGGAACCCCCGCCTACCGCAATCTCCAGCAGCAGGGACGGCTGAATCTCAAGGCCACCACCTATGAGAGTGAAACCGATTTCAAGGTGCCGGAAGTAGCCCGCCTGTCGGCAATTATGGCCCGGGTCACCAACTATTTTTTCGTCAAAGTCGATGAGGTGTGGCAGGGAAGGCTTACGGAACCGGCCAATGCCGCCGACCTATACCAGGCCATCAACCAGTTGCTGGTCGGCTGCTTTGAAAAGAGCCTGAGCCGCCTGGAAGCCGGTGATGCCATGGACGATACAGCGGCCGCAGAAGCCATCGATAAAGTAAAAGCTGAAATAGGGGCCGTGTTTGAACAGTTTATCAGAAACGAGGATGGCTGCGGCTTATCGGCCGCCCCCGGCAAAGGCTGCGCTTAA
- a CDS encoding Fic family protein, whose protein sequence is MEINVFDFRLAGYAYLLEKFAIAGMPNWHSSSVSTTGTHYSKIQDGFVEEVFRAQYWPGEKVGDHLEFALKYDGVNLGLLARIFEKVSQDELTEYIKSKPTGKYARRIWFFYELLTGTQLPVDDLNSGNYVDALEAKDYYTVQNGEKSSRHRIVNNLLGPKSFCPVVRRTEKLAKLDSSDLRKRCEDIVTAYPPELLRRALSYLYNKETKSSFEIEHIKPNASRTEKFITSLKLAEKEDFCEKERLIELQNRIVDPRFKDSDFRVSQNYVGQTVAYQKEIIHFICPKPDDLQSLMEGLIDCHKRMKAGNVSPVIHAAAIAYGFVFLHPFEDGNGRIHRFLIHNILSLQELVPRGLMFPVSAVMLKNPADYDASLEAFSRPLLQLIDYQLDEMGQMTVENDTACWYQYMDMTAQSEALYEFVTKTIEEELVEELSFLANYDNTKKAIQDIIDMPDRLIDLFIQLCLQNNGSISARKRSAHFDFLTDEELAAMEQAVKDGYNRPEGG, encoded by the coding sequence ATGGAAATAAACGTTTTTGATTTTCGACTGGCAGGTTACGCATACTTGCTGGAAAAATTTGCAATCGCAGGTATGCCTAACTGGCACAGTTCGTCGGTTTCCACTACGGGCACTCACTATTCAAAAATTCAGGATGGGTTTGTTGAAGAAGTTTTCAGGGCCCAATATTGGCCCGGGGAAAAGGTCGGTGATCATCTTGAATTCGCGCTGAAATATGACGGGGTCAATCTGGGCCTGCTGGCTCGAATCTTCGAAAAGGTTTCTCAGGATGAGCTCACCGAGTACATCAAATCCAAACCTACCGGAAAGTATGCTCGGAGAATCTGGTTCTTCTATGAGCTTCTGACCGGAACGCAACTGCCCGTCGATGACCTGAATTCCGGAAATTATGTCGATGCATTGGAGGCCAAAGATTATTACACCGTTCAGAACGGGGAGAAATCTTCACGCCACCGCATTGTGAATAACCTCCTTGGTCCCAAATCGTTTTGTCCTGTCGTAAGACGAACCGAAAAGCTTGCCAAACTGGATTCATCCGACCTGCGCAAAAGGTGCGAGGATATCGTCACCGCATATCCACCGGAACTGCTTCGCCGGGCACTGAGCTACCTCTACAACAAGGAAACAAAGTCATCCTTTGAAATTGAGCATATCAAGCCCAACGCCTCCAGAACTGAAAAATTCATCACATCGCTGAAGCTTGCTGAAAAGGAAGACTTCTGTGAAAAGGAAAGATTGATAGAGCTGCAGAACCGCATCGTTGATCCACGTTTCAAGGATAGCGACTTTCGGGTGAGTCAGAATTATGTCGGACAGACGGTTGCCTATCAAAAGGAGATCATACATTTCATTTGTCCAAAACCTGATGATCTGCAAAGTCTGATGGAGGGCTTAATCGATTGCCATAAGCGGATGAAAGCGGGAAATGTATCCCCGGTCATTCATGCAGCGGCTATCGCCTATGGCTTTGTGTTCTTGCATCCATTTGAGGATGGGAACGGACGAATCCATCGGTTTCTGATACACAACATCCTGTCGTTGCAGGAATTGGTGCCACGCGGGCTGATGTTCCCGGTTTCAGCTGTCATGCTCAAAAATCCGGCAGATTACGATGCATCACTGGAAGCCTTCTCCCGGCCATTGCTTCAACTCATCGATTATCAGCTGGACGAAATGGGACAAATGACCGTCGAGAACGATACTGCATGCTGGTATCAGTATATGGATATGACAGCTCAGTCAGAAGCCTTGTACGAGTTTGTAACCAAAACGATTGAAGAAGAGCTTGTGGAAGAACTCAGCTTTCTGGCCAACTACGACAATACAAAGAAGGCGATACAGGATATCATTGATATGCCTGACCGCCTGATCGACTTGTTCATCCAGTTGTGCCTGCAGAACAACGGCAGCATTTCCGCAAGAAAAAGATCCGCTCACTTTGATTTCCTGACCGATGAAGAACTGGCGGCCATGGAACAGGCCGTGAAAGACGGCTATAACCGACCTGAGGGGGGATGA
- a CDS encoding integration host factor subunit alpha, with protein sequence MTLTKNEIIAQITELGFSKKESAEYFKILLEIIKNSLENGEDVLVSGFGKFQVKNKGPRRGRNPATDDDMFLDARRVVTFKWSGKLRRRLNRAE encoded by the coding sequence ATGACCCTGACAAAAAATGAAATTATCGCGCAAATCACAGAGCTTGGATTTTCCAAGAAAGAATCTGCTGAATATTTCAAAATCCTCCTGGAAATTATAAAAAACAGCCTTGAAAACGGTGAAGACGTTCTTGTCTCCGGGTTCGGGAAATTTCAGGTCAAAAATAAGGGCCCCAGGAGAGGAAGAAACCCGGCAACCGATGATGATATGTTTTTGGATGCCCGGAGAGTGGTAACTTTTAAATGGTCCGGAAAACTGAGAAGGCGGCTTAATCGGGCGGAATAG
- a CDS encoding DUF6933 domain-containing protein encodes MNPIQEFPIMAIIRCTKKLLSELKAKNGELSQTPNDLNSWHANIFLVERRKCAIFSHDRTLYSFIVPGLTKPDFQNFEEIFRQRLFKSLLAEGLPQKHIEFFLEDNRNIEFTKTNNRSVLGSMNELVFHAKYQISAEGGPLNVDIGKLNHYINQIPMSAIDEIFSIYELKKFLEGLEK; translated from the coding sequence ATGAATCCAATTCAGGAATTCCCGATTATGGCAATAATCCGGTGCACTAAAAAACTGCTGTCAGAATTAAAGGCCAAAAATGGCGAGCTCTCACAAACGCCTAATGACCTGAATAGCTGGCATGCCAATATTTTTCTGGTTGAGCGCAGAAAATGCGCTATCTTCAGTCACGACAGAACATTGTACTCCTTTATCGTTCCCGGACTGACAAAGCCTGACTTTCAAAATTTCGAAGAGATTTTCAGGCAAAGACTTTTTAAAAGCCTGTTAGCAGAGGGGCTCCCGCAGAAACATATTGAATTTTTCCTTGAAGACAACCGTAATATTGAATTCACCAAAACCAATAATCGCAGTGTCCTGGGGTCTATGAATGAGCTGGTGTTTCATGCCAAATATCAGATATCAGCTGAGGGTGGACCTTTGAACGTAGACATTGGCAAACTGAACCACTATATAAATCAGATACCGATGAGTGCGATTGATGAGATTTTCAGTATCTATGAGTTGAAGAAGTTTCTTGAGGGATTGGAAAAATGA